Proteins found in one Oncorhynchus gorbuscha isolate QuinsamMale2020 ecotype Even-year unplaced genomic scaffold, OgorEven_v1.0 Un_scaffold_2430, whole genome shotgun sequence genomic segment:
- the LOC124025765 gene encoding homeobox protein Nkx-2.3-like — MLLSGFHFLDAREQDLDGMMLPSPLTSTPFSVKDILKLEQLEQQQQRQRSQQHQSRHLDPLQIQHLSHTQQHLVHPDSTQQQQTQSQHFQGPPSCMLASAVDSPPFSDGEDNMAYLSSLAAQDGHGEASLSPEMFVHPGMGHLIDPKLEVDLEDQENKSCGVVSKPLEGEDSGQGDSDRPAKQRTRRKPRVLFSQAQVFELERRFKQQRYLSAPEREHLASTLKLTSTQVKIWFQNRRYKCKRQRQDKSLELAGHHHPPPPRRVAVPVLVRDGKPCLGGTQNYNAPYGSNPYSYNGYPAYTYNNPAYNSNYSCTYTSIPTLPPTTTANPFMAMNLGNIGGLSASPQPQTHQGTAVTTCQGSLQGIRAW, encoded by the exons ATGTTACTCAGCGGGTTCCATTTCCTTGATGCGCGCGAGCAGGACCTCGATGGCATGATGCTCCCGAGCCCGCTCACTTCCACGCCGTTCTCAGTCAAGGATATTCTGAAACTCGAACAGctagagcagcagcagcagaggcagCGATCTCAACAGCACCAATCTCGACATCTGGACCCGCTACAGATCCAACACCTGTCCCACACCCAACAACACTTAGTACACCCGGACTCGACCCAGCAACAGCAGACCCAGTCCCAGCACTTCCAGGGGCCACCGTCCTGTATGCTTGCTTCAGCGGTCGACAGCCCTCCGTTCTCGGACGGGGAAGACAACATGGCTTACCTGAGTTCTCTGGCGGCCCAGGACGGGCATGGAGAGGCCAGTCTGTCCCCGGAGATGTTCGTCCATCCCGGGATGGGTCACCTGATCGACCCGAAGCTGGAGGTAGACCTGGAGGATCAGGAAAACA AGAGCTGTGGCGTGGTGTCCAAGCCGCTGGAGGGAGAGGACAGCGGCCAGGGGGACTCGGATCGGCCGGCCAAGCAGAGAACCAGACGGAAACCCCGGGTCCTCTTCTCCCAAGCCCAGGTGTTCGAGTTAGAGCGACGCTTCAAGCAGCAGCGGTACCTGTCCGCTCCTGAACGAGAACACCTGGCGAGCACACTCAAACTCACCTCCACGCAGGTCAAAATCTGGTTCCAGAACCGACGGTACAAGTGTAAGCGGCAGCGGCAGGACAAGTCCCTGGAGCTGGCAGGACACCACCACCCTCCCCCGCCAAGGCGAGTCGCGGTGCCGGTCCTGGTCCGGGATGGGAAGCCCTGTCTGGGCGGGACTCAGAACTACAATGCTCCGTACGGGTCGAACCCCTATAGTTACAACGGATACCCGGCCTACACGTACAACAACCCGGCATAcaacagcaattacagctgtactTACACCAGTATCCCTACTCTCCCCCCAACCACCACGGCTAACCCCTTCATGGCCATGAACTTGGGGAACATTGGGGGGCTTAGCGCCTCTCCACAGCCCCAAACGCACCAAGGGACAGCGGTCACGACATGTCAGGGCTCACTGCAAGGGATCCGGGCCTGGTAG